One Polaribacter reichenbachii genomic window, ACTTACACAATAACACCTCCTGCAGGTGTTATTTATACAACGACAGTAGTTTGCCCATAATCTATTGTTATATTAATAATTTTAAAAACCACCTCAAAAAGAGGTGGTTTTTTTATTATATAATACCTTACATTTGCAATATGACTACAGAAACTACAAACATATTTGGTATTAGAGCCATAATAGAAGCTATAGAAAGTGGCTCTACTATAAATAAAGTGTATTTACAAAAAGGTTTAAGAGGAAATCTTTATTACGAATTAGATAAACTCATCAAACAAAATAAGATTGCAACGAGTACAGTTCCTGTTGAAAAGCTTAATCGTTTATCTAAAAACAGCAATCATCAAGGCGCAGTTGCACAAATTTCTCCAGTAGAATTTTATGATTTAGAAAAACTTATAGAATCTACTTTAGATAAAGGAGAAACTCCATTATTTTTATTATTAGATCAACTATCTGATGTTCGTAACTTTGGTGCAATTATTAGAACTGCAGAATGCACAGGTGTTAATGGAATTATTATCCAAAAAAATGGTAGTGCACCAGTAAACGCAGAAACTATAAAAACTTCTGCAGGTGCCGCTTTTAAAATGCCAATTTGTAAAGTAGATCATATAAAAGATGCATTATTTCTATTACAAGCATCAGAAATTAAAACTGTAGCAGCAACCGAAAAAACAGAAGATTCTATTTTTGATATTGATTTCAAGCAGCCCATAGCTATTGTTATGGGTTCTGAACACAGAGGTGTAAATCCGTCAATATTAAAAATGGTAGATTACAAAGCCAAACTACCTCTTTTAGGTGAAATAGCTTCTTTAAATGTATCTGTAGCTTGTGGTGCTTTCTTATACGAAACTGTAAGACAAAGATTACAATAAGCAAAAAAGAGCTATTTATATATAATCATTTGCATTCGTATATTTATTTTTTAACAGCTATTTAGCGCTTAAAATTGATTAAGTGATTGAATAAGTTGTAGTTTTATACTAGATTTTAATCTTAAAAAATAAAAATTATGAGCGTTATTAGATTAGGTGATATTGCACCAAATTTTACAGCACAGTCTTCTTTAGGAGAAATAAATTTTCACGAATGGTTAGGGGATAGTTGGGGAATTTTATTTTCACACCCAGCAGATTACACACCTGTTTGTACAACAGAATTGGGTACAGTTGCCAAATACAAATCAGAATTTGAAAAAAGAAACGTAAAAACCATTGCATTGAGTGTAGATGGAGTTTCTTCTCATCAAGGTTGGATCAAAGACATCAACGAAACACAAAACACAGAAGTAGATTTTCCTATTATAGCAGATGAAGATAAAAAAGTATCTACTTTATATGATATGATTCATCCAAATGCAGATAATAATTTAACAGTTAGATCTGTGTTTATCATTGATCCTGATAAAAAAGTGAAGTTAATAATTGTGTACCCTGCTTCTACAGGTAGAAATTTCGAAGAATTACTAAGAGTAATTGATTCTTTACAATTAACAGCTTATCATAAAGTAGCAACACCTGCAAACTGGAAAAATGGTGAAGATTGTGTAATTTCTCCTGCAGTAACCAATGCCCAAATTCCAGAAATGTTTCCTAAAGGACATAAAGAGGTTAAACCTTATTTAAGGATGACACCTCAACCGAATTTATAATTAATAAAAAAAGGGCATCTATTAAGATGTCCTTTTTTTTATTGCTTCTACTCTACTTCTGAGCTTTCGTTTTCTTCTTCTAAAACTGGCGGAACAAAATTTCCATTTTCATCGAACATTGTATCGAATTCTGTTTCTGTAAATTGATGTTCTTTTTTTACAATTCCTTTGTTTTTAAATATAAAAGCAAATATTAATCCAACCAAAAAACTAGATAAATGTCCTTCCCAAGACATCCCTTCTTTAATTGGTAAAACATACCAAATCATACTGCCATAAAGAAAAATGATAATTAAAGAAAGTGCTACCAATCTAAAATGCTTTTTTATCATTCCACTAAAAAAAACAAAACTAAACAGCAAATAAACAATTCCGCTTGCCCCTATATGATAAGATTCTCTTGCAATACACCAAGTTAAAAATCCGGAGAAAAAACCGCCTAATAATAAAACCTTAAAAGCAACATCTTTATAAAAATAAAAAAGACTACTTAAAAGCACAAATAAAGGAATCGAATTATTAAAAAGATGACTAGTATTACTATGGATGAAATGCGTAAAGAAAACACCTTTAAAACCGTCTAAAGTTCTAGGAAATACTCCATATTTATTAAAGTTGAAATCAAATTGTATTTCTATCCAATAAATAACCCAAATTGAAACTACAAATACAATTGGTACTATAAAAATTGATTTCGATATTTTAAGTTGATTCTCTTCATTCATCAAAATAAAAATAACAATAATCTAACCAAATACTAATTTTGCAAATTCTGTCAGAAATCTTTATTATTTTTACTGAATGAATGAACCTTTGGCAGAAAGAATTAGACCAAAAACGTTAGATGATTATATAAGTCAGCAGCATTTGGTTGGTAAAAACGGTGTTTTAACCAATTTAATTAAACAAGGAATTATACCTTCTTTAATTCTTTGGGGACCTCCTGGAATTGGAAAAACAACACTCGCAAATATTATTGCTAAAGAGTCTAACAGACCATTTTACACTTTAAGCGCTATAAGTTCTGGCGTTAAAGATGTAAGAGAAGTTATAGAAAAAGCGAAAAAAAGTGGTGGATTATTTACTGCTAAAAATCCTATTTTATTTATTGATGAAATACATAGATTTAGTAAATCTCAACAAGATTCACTTTTAGGAGCTGTAGAAAAAGGTTGGGTTACTTTAATTGGTGCAACCACAGAAAACCCAAGTTTTGAAGTAATCCCTGCCCTACTTTCACGTTGTCAAGTTTATATTTTAAATTCTTTTGATAAAAATGATTTGGTTGCTTTATTGCATAGAGCAATAGAAAAAGACACACTTTTATCGACCAAAAAAATTACACTTAAAGAAACTGATGCTCTTTTACAAGTTTCTGGTGGTGATGCCAGAAAACTATTAAATATTTTTGAACTGCTAGTTTCTAGTGATGAGGAAATTGAAATTACAAACGAATTAGTTTTAGAAAAAATTCAGAAAAACACAGTTAGATATGATAAAACTGGTGAGCAACATTATGATATTATTTCTGCATTTATAAAATCGATAAGAGGTAGTGATCCTAATGGTGCTCTTTATTGGTTGGCAAGAATGATTGAAGGTGGTGAAGATGTAAAATTTATAGCAAGAAGATTACTTATTTCCGCATCCGAAGATATTGGTAATGCTAACCCAACTGCATTAATTTTAGCAACAAATACGTTTCAGGCGGTTTCTGTAATTGGTAATCCTGAATCTAGAATAATTCTGAGTCAGTGTGCAGTTTATTTGGCAAATTCACCAAAAAGTAATGCATCTTATCTTGCAATAGATCATGCTTTAAATTTGGTAAAAAATACAGGTGATTTATCTATCCCTCTACATTTAAGAAATGCGCCAACTAAGTTAATGAAGGATTTGGATTATGGTAAAAACTATAAATATTCGCACGATTATCCAAATAACTTTGTAGCTCAAGAATTTTTACCTGATGAAATTTCTGGAACAAAAATTTACGAACCAGGTAACAATTCTAGAGAAAATCAGTTTCGAGAAACTTTAAAAAATAGATGGAAAACTAAATATAATTATTAGAATTTAACCAAGTATTCCTCTTTAACTAATTGATCGTTTTTATAATATTCAGCTACCCAATTATTGCCTTTTTTAGTAAGTGTACCGTCTTTACCTTTAATGATAAAAACATCACTTTTATTGGTTTTTAAGATGATAAAAACAACTTCTGGTTTCATATTAACCAATTGAAATCCGTTGTTTTTTGGTTGCGCGTATAATACTGGAGCTGGTTTTGAAGCTTTTACAACTTCTGGTTTCGCTGGTTTTTCAACTTTAATTGTTTTTTCTACCTTAGGTGTTTTTACAACTTTAGGAACAACTTTTACTGTCTTTGATCCTTCTTTTACAGGATGATGAGCTGGTTGATTAACTTTAGGAGATAATACCAAATCTTGATTATACGTGTATTCAAAATCTTCCATAGTTTCATAAGCCTTTCTTATGGCATCTTGATGACTTTTTTTGAATTCCTTTAGCTTACTTCTACCAACCTGAGATTCATAAACCACTTTATTTGTACAATCTTTAATTTCTATATAACTTTTTGTAGAAAGCATATTAGAAGCATCTTTAACGGTTGCAAACAATGCCAAACATCTATCTTTACTAATTTCTGTAGGAATTGTCTCATTACTTAAAAACACCTTAAACCCTTTTTTCTTCAATAAGAATTTGGTTAATGAACTGGTTTGATATTGATCTACTCCTTTTAAATTTTCGAACTTTACATCAACAATAATATATTGATATTTGTCAAAATTATAATCTTGACTATAAATAGAAATACTTATAAATAAAAGAACCGTAAAGCTTATTTTTTTTATCATTTTTAATTAAATATTAAATTTATACCTAGTTGTAAAGATACACTATTTGCTGATGAGAGGTTTTTGTAAGACAAAATATTATCGAACATTCCATAAAAATTAACTTTACCAAATTGCATAGAAAGACCTGCACCAAGATTGGCAAAAGAAATATCATCTATAGTATATGTAAATTTAGTATGTATTTTATTTGATAAAGATTTTTCATAAAAAGCTGTAAGTGCCAACTGTGGTCTTAGAGGTCTAAAAACACTAAAAAGCTGTACCCCTATTGCATCAGTATAAAAATCTTTGTAACGATTATCATAACAAACCTTACTCCTTTTTTCACCAAAACTGTATTTTACAGCTGCATTTATTTTAGTTGGTCTCCAAGAAATATAGGTTTCTTGATTATCTTCTCTTGGTAATTCTTCATCAAAACGTTCATCAATTTCATTCCAGTAATTGATGTTATCTTCACCAAAAAGAAAGTTTATCCCTTCAAAAACAAAATCGCCATTAACAATTGTGGTTTTTACATTTTTAGAATGAGATATAAATCCTACATCTAGAATACTACCAGAAAACTCTAGTTGTGGAGAAACCCTATAAGTAAAACCAGCATCGAAACCCAAACCTAAATTACCAGCTAAAAAAGTGTTTTTCACATATTCAGCTGCATCTCTATTGTATTTATTTGTTTCTGCATTTACAAGACCAGAAGTTCTAAAATTAGCATTTAAATTATTAAAATAATGCGTGTATAAATTATTTTCTCCTTCTATTGTGGTAAAGGTTCCTGTATTGTTATTTGATTCTACATTTAATGCTGATGAATAAATTTTAAATCTACCACCAATCGTTAATTTTTCGTCTATTTTTTTTGATACTCCAAAGTGCAAAACTCCCAAAACATCTAATTTGTAGCGAATTTTCGATACACTAAAACTTCGATTTAAATGTGCACTATTACCTTCGCTATAAAGATCGTACACATCTTTTGCAAAATACCCAATACCATCAACCTCTTCGTAAAAACCAAAACTGAAATTTATTTTATCATTTAAACGATAACCACCACTAAAAACCTCTATTTGTGTGTTTATTTTTACAAAATCTTCTGTGGATAATTTGCTAAAAGCTGCCGAAATTTTATCATTTATGTCTATATTATCTTTAGCAAATAAATCTGTTAATACTAAGCCTGTAGAACCAACATCCGTAGAAAAACCAGATAATAAAGGAATACCAACATAAAACTTATAATTGGTTTCTGCGGCAGGATTTAATAATTGTGTTTGGGGCAATTCTGCAAAATTGTATAAAATCTGTCTATTTTGGGCAACAGTTTTTTGTAACCAAACAATAAATAAAAGGAATATAATTTTCTTCATATTAAAGATCGGTCTCTACAAATAAAGTTACAGAAGATCTAAACTCAAACTCACTTGTATCTAAAGGGTTCATTTGAGTACCAGTATCTTCTAAAAAAGCTCTAAATCTAACTTTAGTTGCACTTAAAACATTAAGACTTGAGGCTATAATAATTTCTTCTTCGTAAGGTGGTGGAATTGTATCTCCACCTTCAACAATTATCGGAGCAAAAGAATAAATTGCAATATTATTCTCATTTAAAAAATCTACTTCTATTCTTACAGCTCTATCAAATTCATTTTTAAATTCTGCATTAAAAACAATTTTAACGACATTTTCTCGAAAAAATGAATTCTCGAAAACAATAAAATCTGTAATATCTTCTCTACTATTTTGTTGTACTCCATTTTCGTCAAAAAATTGAAAAGGTTGTACGTTAAAATAAGTTAAGGATGCTGTAAAAACAGGTTTTGCTAAATAATCTTCTAACTGATCAAAATCTAAACTTTCTGCACAAGAAGTAAAGATGAAAAAACTTAGTAAAAAGTATATTAATTTTGGTATTTTCATAAATAGTAAGGGGGAGGTTCTAAAAACGTAATATCTAAATGATAACGTGGTTAAAGTTACAAATATTGTTTTATTTCTAATAAAGAAGTAACACTTTTAAAGTTTTGGCTCTTAATATCTACATTATCGAAATTACAATGCAAAGCTTGCATGCCTACATTTAATGCACCCAAAATATCTGCTTCTACACTATCGCCAATCATTAAAGAGTTTTCGCTTTTTGCATTCGCTAAGTTCAAAGAATATGTAAAAACTTCTGAATTTGGTTTTTTAACACCAACAGATTCTGAAGTTATAATCGCATCAAAATAATGAATAATTTTAGAACTTTCCATTTTTTTAAGTTGCACTTCTTGAAAACCATTGGTAATAATATGCAGTTTGTATTTGTCTTTTAAATAGTCTAAAATTTCGAAAGTACCATCGAACAAATAATTAAAATGTGGTAAAAACTCAATATATTCTATGCCTATTGTATCTATTACATCATCTGAAATAGTATAATTTAAAGCATCGAAAGTTTTCTTTAGTCTGCCATATCTTAACTCACTTTTGGTAACTTTATCGCTTCTAAATAATCGCCAGAATTCTAAATTAATAGGTTTGTAAACTTCTAAAAAAGTATCTAAATTTAAACTTATATTTTGCTTTTTAAATACTTTCTGGAGTGCTAATTCTGAGTTTTTTTCGAAATCCCATAATGTATGATCTAAATCGAAAAAGATGTGTTTTATTTTATTTCTATCTATAGTTTTCATAAATTATTCAATAGTTAACTACCGCTTAAAGCCCTAAAGCATTTTTATGTATTTTTGAAAAAAAAAAATTGACTGCTAAAGTAAACAAAAAGCCAATATCTTTTTTCTACAAAAACATCGTTATAATGTTTAGAGGAACTATTATTGCTCAAATCATTGCTGTATTAGTAGGTATTTATCTTGCAAAACTCTATGGTGAAGAGGCTTATGGATATTTAGGTTTTTTTATTAGCATTACTAGCATAGCTTCAATAATTGGAACTTTACAATTAGATAATTGTATTATAACATCAAACACTAAAGAAGAAAGTACAAATTGGTTCAATTTTATTTTAATAATTATTCCAATTATTATCATTTTTCTATTTATACTATTACATCTTTTTTCAAAACTTATTATTTTTGAAAGACTTAATTCAATTATATTTCTTCTATCTCTTGTAGGCTCAGTAGTTATAACGTATAACTTAACTCATCAAAGTCTTTTTACTTTTCAAAAAAAGTTTTCCATTTTATCTAACTCGAAAATTTTTGCAGCAATTTTTAATGTCCTATTTCAATATATTCTTTATGCTTTTTACAATATTCTAGGTTTAATTATTGGTCTTTTGATTTCTCAACTAGTATTACTATCTTATAATTTTTACATTAATAATAAGCATATTAAGTCCATAAATTTTAAGGAAGTAAAGAAAGGTTTTAAATCAAACAACACTCTAATTAAATTTTTATTACCATCTAATATCATTAATAGTTTTGCTAATAATTTAATGCCTATATTAATCCTTACTTTTTTTGGCGCTGAAAAAGCTGGAGTTTACTTCTTTAGTATTAAAATATTAGCAACTCCTTTGTTCTTAATTTCTTCCTCAATATCTCAAGTATATTTTAGAGAATCGTCAGAACTGGTTGTTAAAAAAAATGATGAATTATTTTCCATAACGAAAAAAATTGTTATTTCAAATTTAATAATTATGCTTTCGTTTTTACTCATAATAAATACTTTAGGCATATATATTTTAAACCTATATTTTGAAAATCAATGGAAGGATTTAAATTCTTTTATTTTAATTTTATCGTTTTTAATTTTAGCAAAAAGTTCATTTAATCCGATTAGTAGCTTAATAATAGTTTTAAATAAAAATTTAATTGGTTTAATGTTTAATTGTTATTTATTTTTAATTAATGTAGTTGCTATATATTATGGCACATTATATAATAACATACTATATACTGTAATTATATTATCTTTATTTGGTGGAATAGGTTATTATATAATGTTATATTACTTCTTTAATCATTTAAAATATGATAAAATAAATGTTTAAAAAACTAGATTTTTTCTTTTTTGGTTGGATAATTAACTGGTTATACCCAGAATATTATCGCCCAAAATATGGGTATCAACGTTATTACATTTTGTTTTTTCATTATTTAATTCCGCAGAAATTATTTCGGTTAAATCCTAAAGTAAAATGGCCTGTTCATTTTACTTCTAAAGTAGTATCACCAGAAAATATTACGAAAGGTATTCTTTGTGATCCT contains:
- the rlmB gene encoding 23S rRNA (guanosine(2251)-2'-O)-methyltransferase RlmB translates to MTTETTNIFGIRAIIEAIESGSTINKVYLQKGLRGNLYYELDKLIKQNKIATSTVPVEKLNRLSKNSNHQGAVAQISPVEFYDLEKLIESTLDKGETPLFLLLDQLSDVRNFGAIIRTAECTGVNGIIIQKNGSAPVNAETIKTSAGAAFKMPICKVDHIKDALFLLQASEIKTVAATEKTEDSIFDIDFKQPIAIVMGSEHRGVNPSILKMVDYKAKLPLLGEIASLNVSVACGAFLYETVRQRLQ
- a CDS encoding peroxiredoxin encodes the protein MSVIRLGDIAPNFTAQSSLGEINFHEWLGDSWGILFSHPADYTPVCTTELGTVAKYKSEFEKRNVKTIALSVDGVSSHQGWIKDINETQNTEVDFPIIADEDKKVSTLYDMIHPNADNNLTVRSVFIIDPDKKVKLIIVYPASTGRNFEELLRVIDSLQLTAYHKVATPANWKNGEDCVISPAVTNAQIPEMFPKGHKEVKPYLRMTPQPNL
- a CDS encoding rhomboid family intramembrane serine protease → MNEENQLKISKSIFIVPIVFVVSIWVIYWIEIQFDFNFNKYGVFPRTLDGFKGVFFTHFIHSNTSHLFNNSIPLFVLLSSLFYFYKDVAFKVLLLGGFFSGFLTWCIARESYHIGASGIVYLLFSFVFFSGMIKKHFRLVALSLIIIFLYGSMIWYVLPIKEGMSWEGHLSSFLVGLIFAFIFKNKGIVKKEHQFTETEFDTMFDENGNFVPPVLEEENESSEVE
- a CDS encoding replication-associated recombination protein A, giving the protein MNEPLAERIRPKTLDDYISQQHLVGKNGVLTNLIKQGIIPSLILWGPPGIGKTTLANIIAKESNRPFYTLSAISSGVKDVREVIEKAKKSGGLFTAKNPILFIDEIHRFSKSQQDSLLGAVEKGWVTLIGATTENPSFEVIPALLSRCQVYILNSFDKNDLVALLHRAIEKDTLLSTKKITLKETDALLQVSGGDARKLLNIFELLVSSDEEIEITNELVLEKIQKNTVRYDKTGEQHYDIISAFIKSIRGSDPNGALYWLARMIEGGEDVKFIARRLLISASEDIGNANPTALILATNTFQAVSVIGNPESRIILSQCAVYLANSPKSNASYLAIDHALNLVKNTGDLSIPLHLRNAPTKLMKDLDYGKNYKYSHDYPNNFVAQEFLPDEISGTKIYEPGNNSRENQFRETLKNRWKTKYNY
- a CDS encoding DUF5723 family protein, whose protein sequence is MKKIIFLLFIVWLQKTVAQNRQILYNFAELPQTQLLNPAAETNYKFYVGIPLLSGFSTDVGSTGLVLTDLFAKDNIDINDKISAAFSKLSTEDFVKINTQIEVFSGGYRLNDKINFSFGFYEEVDGIGYFAKDVYDLYSEGNSAHLNRSFSVSKIRYKLDVLGVLHFGVSKKIDEKLTIGGRFKIYSSALNVESNNNTGTFTTIEGENNLYTHYFNNLNANFRTSGLVNAETNKYNRDAAEYVKNTFLAGNLGLGFDAGFTYRVSPQLEFSGSILDVGFISHSKNVKTTIVNGDFVFEGINFLFGEDNINYWNEIDERFDEELPREDNQETYISWRPTKINAAVKYSFGEKRSKVCYDNRYKDFYTDAIGVQLFSVFRPLRPQLALTAFYEKSLSNKIHTKFTYTIDDISFANLGAGLSMQFGKVNFYGMFDNILSYKNLSSANSVSLQLGINLIFN
- a CDS encoding YjjG family noncanonical pyrimidine nucleotidase, whose translation is MKTIDRNKIKHIFFDLDHTLWDFEKNSELALQKVFKKQNISLNLDTFLEVYKPINLEFWRLFRSDKVTKSELRYGRLKKTFDALNYTISDDVIDTIGIEYIEFLPHFNYLFDGTFEILDYLKDKYKLHIITNGFQEVQLKKMESSKIIHYFDAIITSESVGVKKPNSEVFTYSLNLANAKSENSLMIGDSVEADILGALNVGMQALHCNFDNVDIKSQNFKSVTSLLEIKQYL
- a CDS encoding lipopolysaccharide biosynthesis protein; translated protein: MFRGTIIAQIIAVLVGIYLAKLYGEEAYGYLGFFISITSIASIIGTLQLDNCIITSNTKEESTNWFNFILIIIPIIIIFLFILLHLFSKLIIFERLNSIIFLLSLVGSVVITYNLTHQSLFTFQKKFSILSNSKIFAAIFNVLFQYILYAFYNILGLIIGLLISQLVLLSYNFYINNKHIKSINFKEVKKGFKSNNTLIKFLLPSNIINSFANNLMPILILTFFGAEKAGVYFFSIKILATPLFLISSSISQVYFRESSELVVKKNDELFSITKKIVISNLIIMLSFLLIINTLGIYILNLYFENQWKDLNSFILILSFLILAKSSFNPISSLIIVLNKNLIGLMFNCYLFLINVVAIYYGTLYNNILYTVIILSLFGGIGYYIMLYYFFNHLKYDKINV